The following are from one region of the Sorghum bicolor cultivar BTx623 chromosome 2, Sorghum_bicolor_NCBIv3, whole genome shotgun sequence genome:
- the LOC8063507 gene encoding 40S ribosomal protein S9-2 produces the protein MVHVSFYRNYGKTFKKPRRPYEKERLDAELKLVGEYGLRCKRELWRVQYALSRIRNAARELLTLDEKNPRRIFEGEALLRRMNRYGLLGEGQNKLDYVLALTVENFLQRRLQTIVFKNGMAKSIHHARVLIRQRHIRVGRQLVNIPSFMVRVESEKHIDFSLTSPLGGGPAGRVKRKNQKKASGGGDDGEEDDE, from the exons ATGGTGCATGTTAGCTTCTACCGCAACT ATGGGAAGACTTTCAAGAAGCCAAGGCGTCCGTATGAGAAGGAGCGACTAGATGCTGAGCTGAAGCTGGTTGGTGAGTATGGCCTGCGCTGCAAGCGTGAGCTGTGGCGCGTGCAGTATGCCCTGAGCCGTATCAGAAATGCAGCCAGGGAGCTTCTCACTCTGGATGAGAAGAACCCACGCCGTATCTTTGAGGGTGAGGCGCTCCTCCGCCGCATGAACCGATATGGTCTCCTGGGTGAGGGACAGAACAAGCTCGATTACGTGCTTGCCCTTACTGTTGAGAACTTCCTCCAGCGCCGCCTCCAGACCATTGTCTTCAAGAATGGCATGGCCAAGTCCATCCACCATGCTCGTGTCCTGATCAGGCAGCGCCACATCAG GGTGGGAAGGCAGCTCGTCAACATCCCCTCGTTCATGGTCAGGGTCGAATCAGAGAAGCACATTGACTTCTCCCTCACCAGCCCTCTAGGTGGCGGTCCAGCTGGAAGGGTGAAGCGGAAGAACCAGAAGAAGGCCTCAGGCGGTGGCGATGATGGTGAGGAGGACGATGAGTAG
- the LOC8063508 gene encoding pentatricopeptide repeat-containing protein At1g26900, mitochondrial, which produces MPPRKPLTALLKSATRPVHLLQLHALMLKCSHFPHHAFPTARLLASPLAPLPYALSLFAAVPRPTLFHHTAVLRALSSCPSVASLSADAEAASVGKQVHALVLRYGFLDVVSLRNVLCHFYCSSGNMADSRRMFEEMPEKDAVSWNTVIGGYVRVEDVGTALQMFTAMRWSGVDVNVTAVITLIGCGWQGESVHGLCVKTGLCDDVKIAAAMMGMYVREGSVECANKVFHETTRRDLVLCNCMVDGYAKAGQIREAMDLIDGMRQHGMRPSSGTLVGVLSACGTSGALAAGHSVHELAEDARLEIDSTLGTALMDMYFKCGCPSEAAAVFDAIRNRDVKAWTAMIMGFGVNGQPGSTITLFYRMEEDGVFPNDVTFLALLTACNHGGLVQEAKEFLETMARRYRLSPSPEHYSCVIDLLGRAGRLYEAYELIQSVSSQGDATAWRALLAACRVYGNVKLGRMVQE; this is translated from the exons ATGCCGCCGCGGAAGCCACTGACGGCGCTGCTGAAGTCGGCGACGCGGCCGGTGCACCTGCTCCAGCTCCACGCCCTGATGCTGAAATGCTCCCACTTCCCGCACCACGCGTTCCCCACAGCCAGGCTTCTCGCCTCCCCGCTCGCGCCGCTCCCCTACGCGCTCTCCCTCTTCGCCGCCGTCCCGCGGCCCACGCTCTTCCACCACACTGCCGTCCTCCGCGCGCTTTCCTCGTGCCCCTCCGTGGCCTCCCTTTCCGC TGACGCCGAGGCAGCTTCGGTTGGCAAGCAGGTGCACGCGCTCGTGCTGCGGTACGGGTTCCTGGACGTTGTGAGCCTGCGGAATGTGCTGTGCCACTTTTACTGCAGCAGTGGGAACATGGCGGACTCGCGGAGGATGTTCGAGGAAATGCCTGAGAAGGACGCTGTGTCGTGGAACACGGTGATTGGGGGCTATGTCAGGGTAGAGGATGTGGGCACAGCTTTGCAGATGTTCACCGCGATGAGGTGGTCTGGAGTGGATGTCAACGTGACGGCAGTGATCACCTTGATTGGGTGTGGCTGGCAAGGGGAGTCAGTGCATGGCTTATGTGTTAAGACAGGGCTCTGCGACGATGTGAAGATTGCAGCAGCAATGATGGGGATGTATGTGAGGGAGGGCAGCGTTGAGTGTGCAAATAAGGTGTTTCATGAGACCACTAGACGAGACTTGGTGCTGTGTAATTGTATGGTGGATGGCTATGCAAAGGCAGGGCAGATTCGTGAGGCGATGGACTTGATTGATGGAATGAGACAGCACGGGATGAGACCTAGTTCAGGGACGCTTGTGGGTGTTCTCTCTGCGTGTGGAACATCTGGGGCATTGGCAGCCGGTCATTCTGTCCATGAGCTTGCTGAAGATGCACGGCTTGAGATTGACAGCACGCTTGGGACAGCGCTCATGGACATGTACTTCAAGTGTGGGTGCCCCAGCGAGGCAGCTGCAGTCTTCGATGCAATACGAAATAGGGACGTGAAGGCATGGACAGCGATGATCATGGGATTCGGAGTTAATGGGCAGCCAGGCTCAACCATCACCTTGTTCTACAGGATGGAGGAAGACGGTGTGTTTCCTAATGACGTCACCTTCCTAGCCCTGCTAACTGCTTGTAACCATGGCGGGTTGGTGCAGGAAGCGAAAGAATTCCTTGAGACAATGGCACGGCGATACAGATTGTCTCCAAGCCCCGAGCACTACAGCTGCGTCATTGATCTCCTGGGAAGAGCAGGGCGCCTATACGAAGCCTATGAGCTCATACAAAGCGTGTCATCCCAGGGTGATGCTACTGCATGGAGAGCGTTGCTTGCAGCCTGCAGAGTGTATGGCAATGTGAAGCTGGGGAGGATGGTGCAGGAATAG
- the LOC8063511 gene encoding 40S ribosomal protein S9-2 has protein sequence MVHVSFYRNYGKTFKKPRRPYEKERLDAELKLVGEYGLRCKRELWRVQYALSRIRNAARELLTLDEKNPRRIFEGEALLRRMNRYGLLGEGQNKLDYVLALTVENFLQRRLQTIVFKNGMAKSIHHARVLIRQRHIRVGRQLVNIPSFMVRVESEKHIDFSLTSPLGGGPAGRVKRKNQKKASGGGDDGEDDDE, from the exons ATGGTGCATGTTAGCTTCTACCGCAACT ATGGGAAGACTTTCAAGAAGCCAAGGCGTCCGTATGAGAAGGAGCGACTAGATGCTGAGCTGAAGCTGGTTGGTGAGTATGGCCTGCGCTGCAAGCGTGAGCTGTGGCGCGTGCAGTATGCCCTGAGCCGTATCAGAAATGCAGCCAGGGAGCTTCTCACTCTGGATGAGAAGAACCCACGCCGTATCTTTGAGGGTGAGGCGCTCCTCCGCCGCATGAACCGATATGGTCTCCTTGGTGAGGGACAGAACAAGCTCGATTACGTGCTTGCCCTTACTGTTGAGAACTTCCTCCAGCGCCGCCTCCAGACCATTGTCTTCAAGAATGGCATGGCCAAGTCCATCCACCATGCTCGTGTCCTGATCAGGCAGCGCCACATCAG GGTGGGAAGGCAGCTCGTCAACATCCCCTCGTTCATGGTCAGGGTCGAATCAGAGAAGCACATTGACTTCTCCCTCACCAGCCCTCTGGGTGGCGGTCCAGCTGGAAGGGTGAAGCGGAAGAACCAGAAGAAGGCCTCAGGCGGTGGCGATGATGGTGAGGACGACGATGAGTAA
- the LOC8063512 gene encoding pentatricopeptide repeat-containing protein At1g26900, mitochondrial, with the protein MPPRKPLTALLKSATRPGHLLQLHALMLKCSHFPHHAFPTARLLASPLAPLPYALSLFAAVPRPTLFHHTAVLRALSSCPSVASLSASLSVLASARARLPELDEFAFQPLLALCAKMPSDAEAASVGKQVHALVLRYGFLDVVSLRNVLCHFYCSSGNMADSRRMFEEMPEKDAVSWNTVIGGYVRVRDVGTALQMFTAMRWSGVDANVTAMITLIGCGWQGESVHGLCVKTGLCDDVKIAAAMVGMYVREGSVECANKVFHETTRRDLVLCNCMVDGYAKAGQIREAIDLIDGMRQHGMRPSSGTLVGVLSACGTSGALAAGRSVHELAEDARLEIDSTLGTALMDMYFKCGCPSEAAAVFDAIRDRDVKAWTAMIMGFGVNGQPGSAITLFYRMEEDCVFPNGVTFLALLTACNHGGLVQEAKEFLETMARRYRLSPSPEHYSCVIDLLGRAGRLYEAYELIESVSSQGDATAWRALLAACRVYGNVKLGRMVQEQLDAIGHYHPSDAILLSNAYALEGRWDEIAQLRDSEAQKISVEKETGCSSIIVSC; encoded by the coding sequence ATGCCGCCGCGGAAGCCACTGACGGCGCTGCTGAAGTCGGCGACGCGGCCGGGGCACCTGCTCCAGCTCCACGCCCTGATGCTGAAATGCTCCCACTTCCCGCACCACGCGTTCCCCACAGCCAGGCTCCTCGCCTCCCCGCTCGCGCCGCTCCCCTACGCGCTCTCCCTCTTCGCCGCCGTCCCGCGGCCCACGCTTTTCCACCACACCGCTGTTCTCCGCGCGCTTTCCTCGTGCCCCTCCGTGGCCTCCCTTTCCGCGTCCCTCTCGGTCCTTGCCTCCGCGCGGGCGCGCCTCCCCGAGCTCGACGAGTTCGCGTTCCAGCCGCTGCTCGCGCTCTGCGCGAAAATGCCCAGTGACGCCGAGGCAGCTTCGGTTGGCAAGCAGGTGCACGCGCTCGTGCTGCGGTACGGGTTCCTGGACGTTGTGAGCCTGCGGAATGTGCTGTGCCACTTTTACTGCAGCAGTGGGAACATGGCGGACTCGCGGAGGATGTTCGAGGAAATGCCTGAGAAGGACGCTGTGTCGTGGAACACGGTGATTGGGGGCTATGTCAGGGTGCGGGATGTGGGCACAGCTTTGCAGATGTTCACTGCGATGAGGTGGTCTGGAGTGGATGCCAACGTGACAGCGATGATCACCTTGATTGGGTGTGGCTGGCAAGGGGAGTCAGTGCATGGCTTATGTGTTAAGACAGGGCTCTGTGACGATGTGAAGATTGCAGCAGCAATGGTGGGGATGTATGTGAGGGAGGGCAGCGTTGAGTGTGCAAACAAGGTGTTTCATGAGACCACTAGACGAGACTTGGTGCTGTGTAATTGTATGGTGGATGGCTATGCAAAGGCAGGGCAGATTCGGGAGGCGATAGACTTGATTGATGGAATGAGACAGCACGGGATGAGACCTAGTTCAGGGACGCTTGTGGGTGTTCTCTCTGCGTGTGGAACATCTGGGGCATTGGCAGCCGGTCGTTCTGTCCATGAGCTTGCTGAAGATGCACGGCTTGAGATTGACAGCACGCTTGGGACAGCGCTCATGGACATGTACTTCAAGTGTGGGTGCCCCAGCGAGGCAGCTGCGGTCTTCGATGCAATACGAGATAGGGACGTGAAGGCATGGACAGCGATGATCATGGGATTCGGAGTTAATGGGCAGCCAGGCTCTGCCATCACCTTGTTCTACAGGATGGAGGAAGACTGTGTGTTTCCTAATGGCGTCACATTCCTAGCCCTGCTAACTGCTTGTAACCATGGCGGGTTGGTGCAGGAAGCGAAAGAATTCCTTGAGACAATGGCACGGCGATACAGATTGTCTCCAAGCCCTGAGCACTACAGCTGCGTCATTGATCTCCTGGGAAGAGCAGGGCGCCTATACGAAGCCTATGAGCTCATAGAAAGCGTGTCATCCCAGGGTGATGCTACTGCATGGAGAGCGTTGCTTGCCGCCTGCAGAGTGTATGGCAATGTGAAGCTGGGGAGGATGGTGCAGGAACAGTTGGACGCCATTGGCCACTACCATCCTTCAGATGCCATTCTGCTGTCAAACGCATACGCATTGGAAGGCCGGTGGGATGAGATAGCTCAGCTGAGGGATTCAGAAGCACAGAAAATATCTGTGGAGAAGGAAACAGGCTGCAGCTCCATTATTGTGTCTTGCTGA
- the LOC8079362 gene encoding transcription factor bHLH47, giving the protein MVPRDRAHSATTATAAPAENLVQGPILNNKCEKKAPKKVHKSEREKRKRDKQNDLFGELGNMLEPDRQNNGKACILSDTTRILKDLLSQVESLRKENNTLKNESHYVALERNELLDETNVIRGEISELQNELRMRLEGNPIWSHDTSRSNITAPHPATTVFTLQHSAHPQVIATMALPLQQPAVVEQSYAAPRRELQLFPEAAPTEDTEPPQNQGISNNVMRPQARYPPVVTTLPVHVYPVLPRMEDEQCSSGTTSSREEGGVGNR; this is encoded by the exons ATGGTGCCCAGGGACAGGGCGCATAGCGCCACAACTGCCACCGCGGCCCCGGCGGAGAACCTCGTTCAAGG GCCTATCCTGAACAACAAGTGCGAAAAGAAGGCTCCAAAGAAAGTACATAAATCTGAGAGGGAGAAGCGTAAGCGCGACAAGCAGAATGATCTCTTTGGCGAGCTGGGAAACATGCTAG AACCTGATAGGCAGAACAATGGGAAGGCATGCATATTAAGTGACACTACACGGATACTTAAAGATCTACTTTCACAAGTAGAATCTCTTCGAAAGGAGAACAATACGCTGAAGAATGAATCTCATTAT GTTGCCTTGGAGAGAAATGAACTACTGGATGAAACCAATGTGATCCGTGGTGAAATCTCAGAACTTCAAAATGAGCTGAGGATGCGGCTAGAAGGCAACCCTATCTGGAGTCATGACACTTCTAGATCAAATATTACAGCACCTCATCCTGCGACCACAGTATTTACATTGCAACATTCAGCACATCCACAAGTCATTGCAACAATGGCACTTCCTCTGCAACAGCCAGCAGTCGTTGAGCAATCTTATGCTGCCCCACGGCGGGAGCTACAGCTATTCCCTGAAGCTGCACCTACTGAAGATACTGAGCCACCACAAAACCAGGGGATCTCTAATAATGTGATGCGGCCCCAGGCAAGATACCCACCAGTAGTGACAACTTTGCCTGTACATGTATATCCAGTCCTTCCAAGAATGGAAGATGAGCAATGCAGCAGCGGCACTACTAGTAGCAGAGAGGAAGGCGGGGTCGGCAACCGCTAA
- the LOC8063513 gene encoding origin of replication complex subunit 6, producing MDMSAIAARLGLSGSRPVIRKAGELRRLCDVNFNSSVLGIGEVCKAIICLEIAASKLQVIFDRAEAVRMSGMSEKAYIRSFNALQNGLGVKTTLDVRELGIQFGCVRLIPFVQKGLSLYKERFLAALPPSRRASTDFGRPVFTAAAFYLCAKRHKLKVDKLKLIDLCGTSSSEFTTVSTSMTDLCFDVFGIAKEKKDPKSIKGNRELLDVLPSKRKHEDDSDSSGSDESSDDDQDELDLPTHKRRKKMEKEAYNDWKSSVLSSNKKTKTDPAKPRRQAQLNFKKPAEVPSAAN from the exons ATGGACATGTCGGCGATCGCCGCGCGCCTCGGCCTCTCGGGGTCCCGCCCCGTCATCCGCAAggccggcgagctccgccgcctcTGCGACGTCAACTTCAACTCCTCTGTCCTCGGCATC GGCGAGGTCTGCAAAGCCATCATCTGCCTGGAGATCGCAGCGTCCAA GTTACAGGTGATATTTGACCGGGCGGAGGCTGTGCGTATGAGCGGGATGTCTGAGAAGGCGTACATCAGATCATTCAATGCGCTCCAAAATGGTCTTGGTGTCAA GACGACTTTGGATGTGCGTGAATTGGGCATCCAGTTTGGTTGTGTCAGGCTGATACCTTTTGTTCAGAAGGGTTTGTCACT CTATAAGGAGCGCTTCCTTGCTGCATTGCCACCTTCACGCCGGGCAAGCACTGACTTTGGTCGACCAGTGTTTACTGCAGCAGCATTCTACTTATGTGCGAAGAGGCACAAG CTCAAGGTTGACAAACTAAAGCTGATAGATCTATGTGGCACATCCAGCTCCGAGTTTACAACG GTTTCAACATCAATGACAGATCTCTGCTTTGATGTTTTTGGGATAGCCAAGGAGAAGAAGGATCCAAAGTCCATCAAAGGGAACAGAG AATTGCTGGATGTTTTGCCAAGCAAAAGGAAACATGAAGATGACAGTGATTCATCTGGATCTGATGAATCGTCAGACGACGATCAAGATGAACTAGAT TTACCAACTCACAAGAGGCGCAAGAAGATGGAGAAAGAAGCATACAATGATTGGAAGTCATCTGTTCTCTCCTCGAACAAGAAAACCAAAACAG ACCCTGCCAAGCCTAGGAGGCAAGCTCAACTTAACTTTAAGAAGCCGGCAGAAGTACCTTCTGCAGCCAACTAG
- the LOC8063514 gene encoding myb-related protein 306: MVRPPCCDKEGVKKGPWTPEEDLVLVSYIQEHGPGNWRAVPAKTGLMRCSKSCRLRWTNYLRPGIKRGNFTEQEEKLIIHLQALLGNRWAAIASYLPERTDNDIKNYWNTHLKRKLQSGGGDGAAKPPAHRPPSSSKGQWERRLQTDINLARRALREALTPLDDLKPPQLQRDATAVDAPGAGLGVGGGDSPASSSSGASQCSPSSAPAAAATAAGPYVLTTENISRMLDGWAGRKAARGGSPGTPGGAESASTGSSDASEVSYGGGAAVTLAAAGGPVFEFETKPTVPPAQQMPLSAIESWLFDDDSHFHHVQSAGVLDAAPMDYPF; encoded by the exons ATGGTGAGGCCGCCGTGCTGCGACAAGGAGGGCGTCAAGAAGGGCCCCTGGACGCCGGAGGAGGACCTCGTCCTCGTCTCCTACATCCAGGAGCACGGCCCCGGCAACTGGCGCGCCGTCCCGGCCAAAACTG GGCTGATGCGGTGCAGCAAGAGCTGCCGGCTGCGGTGGACCAACTACCTCCGGCCGGGCATCAAGCGCGGCAACTTCACGGAGCAGGAGGAGAAGCTCATCATCCACCTCCAGGCCCTCCTTGGCAACAG GTGGGCGGCCATCGCGTCGTACCTGCCGGAGCGGACGGACAACGACATCAAGAACTACTGGAACACGCACCTCAAGCGCAAGCTgcagagcggcggcggcgacggggcgGCCAAGCCGCCGGCGCAcaggccgccgtcgtcgtccaaGGGCCAGTGGGAGAGGAGGCTGCAGACGGACATCAACCTGGCGCGCCGCGCGCTTCGCGAGGCCCTCACCCCGCTCGACGACCTCAAGCCGCCACAGCTGCAGCGCGACGCCACCGCCGTCGACGCGCCGGGCGCTGGCCTGGGCGTGGGCGGGGGCGACAGCCCGGCGTCGAGCTCGTCGGGCGCGTCGCAGTGCTCCCCGTCGTCGGCGCCTGCcgctgccgccaccgccgcgggGCCGTACGTACTGACCACGGAGAACATCTCGCGGATGCTGGACGGCTGGGCTGGCCGGAAGGCCGCCCGCGGCGGCAGTCCGGGCACGCCCGGCGGCGCCGAGAGCGCGTCCACCGGATCCTCGGACGCGTCGGAGGTGTCGTACGGTGGCGGCGCCGCCGTCACGCTGGCGGCAGCTGGCGGGCCGGTTTTCGAGTTCGAGACGAAGCCGACCGTGCCGCCGGCCCAGCAGATGCCGCTGTCGGCGATCGAGTCGTGGCTGTTCGACGACGACAGCCACTTCCACCATGTCCAGAGCGCCGGCGTGCTCGATGCGGCCCCCATGGATTACCCGTTCTAG